The Streptomyces sp. NBC_00306 sequence CGGAGTCCAGCGCCAGCTGGGCGGTGCGGATCGCGCGCTTCTGCAGCGACGTGTGCAGTACGTCGGGCAGCAGGCCGGCGTCCTTGAGCAGCTCACCGCCGCGGACCGCCTCCTTCTCGCCCTTCTCGGTGAGATTGACGTCCACCCAGCCGGTGAACAGGTTCTTCGCGTTCCATTCGCTCTCGCCGTGGCGGAGGAGGATCAGCTTGTACGGTGCTTCGGCCATGTGTCCGAGCCTAATGGACGCCCTCCGGGCGGACCGCTCGCGTCCACGGTTGACGGCAGACGTCAATTGACTGGCGGCCGGGACCCCGCGCTAAGTAACGTGCGCATACCAGCCAAGCCACTTACACGCCTGCCGAGGCCCCGGGGGAGACACATGTCCACAGCCGCACTGCGCAGAGCCGTACGCGAAAGCGTCTCGGGGCTCCCCCCGGCGTTCTGGTGGCTGTGGACGAGCACGCTGGTGAACCGGCTCGGGGCGTTCGTCGCCACCTTCATGGCCTTGTACCTGACGCTGGAGGAGGGCTACTCGGCCTCGTACGCCGGGCTCGTCGTCGCTCTGCACGGCCTCGGTGGTGTCATCTCCTCCCTCGGCGGCGGTGTGATGGCCGACCGGCTGGGGCGCCGGCCCACCCTGCTGATCGCGCAGAGCTCGACGGCCGTGTCCGTGGCCGTGCTCGGATTCGTCCAGCACCCGGTGGCGATCGCGGCCGTCGCCTTCGTGGTCGGCATGGCGTCGAACGCCTCCCGTCCGGCCGTGCAGGCGATGATGGCCGACATCGTCCGGCCGCAGGACCGTGTGCGGGCGTTCTCGCTCAACTACTGGGCCATCAACCTCGGCTTCGCCGTCTCCTCCGTCGCCGCCGGATTCATCGCCGAGTACAGCTACCTCGCGGGCTTCCTCGGCGAGGCCGTCATGACCCTCGTCTGCGCCGTCGTCGTCTTCGTGAAGCTGCCGGAGTCGCGGCCCGAGCGGTCGCAGGAGGAGTCCGCCACAGGCGCCGCGGAGCCGCGGATCGGGCTCGGGACCGTGCTGCGCGACGGCCGGTTCATGGGTGTCGTCGGGCTGTCGTTCCTCGTCTCGCTGGTCTTCATGCAGGGCTACATGGGCCTGCCGCTCGCGATGGGCGCCGACGGCTTCTCCGCCTCCGACTTCGGCACGGCCATCGCGATCAACGGTGTGCTGATCGTGGTCATGCAGATCCCGGTCACCCGGTACATCGAACACCGCGACCCGCGCCGTCTGCTGATCATCTCCTCGCTGCTCGCGGGGTACGGCTTCGGGCTCACCGCCTTCGCCGGGTCCATCGCCGTCTACGCGCTGACCGTGTGCGTGTGGACGCTGGCCGAGATCGTCAACGCCCCCACGCAGACCGGGCTGGTCGTCCGGCTCTCCCCGCTGCACGGCCGGGGCCGCTACCAGGGCATGTACACGATGTCGTGGTCGGTCGCCGCGCTGATCGCCCCGCTGCTGGCCGGATTCGTCATCGACCACTACGGCGCCGGGCTGCTGTGGGGCATGTGCGCGGTGCTGGGGACGGTGGCCGGGCTCGGGTACTGGCTGCTGATGCGCAGCCTCCCGGAGGAGGAACCGGCCGGGGCGGAGGTGCCCGCACCGGACGCGCAGGTCCCGCCGGTCGCCCCCGTCACACCGGTCACGCCCATCACCCTGACGGACACCGGCGCGGCGGAGAGGGCCGGAGCCTGACCGCGGGCCGCCGATCGCGGGCCGCGCGCACCGACACCTCGGCGCGTCAGCGGTCCGCCTGCACCCGCGACGCCGTGTCCGTCTCCTCCGTCACCCGCGTGCCCGGGTGCAGCAGCGAGCACACGAACGCGATGGCGAGCGCGATGGCCATGCCGTAGAACACGTACTGGTTGGCCTCGGCGAAGTCCATCCGGATGGCGTTCATCGAGTCGCGCATGGCCGTCGCGATCGGCCCGTCGCCGGTCGGTGTCTTCGCGTCCGGGTTGCCGGTGACCGCCTCGGCGACATTGCGGGCCGCGTCCCGTGCGGGGCCGTCCGGTACGCCCTTGGCCTGGAGCGTCTCCATGACCTTGTCGGTGGTGACATGGGTGAGGATCGTGCCGAAGACCGCCATGCCCACCGCCGCCGCGAAGTTGCGCACGGTCTGGGTGATGCCGGTGACCTCGCCGTACGAGGCGTTGATCGACCGGTTGACGGCGTCCGTCGAGGCCGGAGCGAGCAGAAAGCCGATGCCCGCGCCGGCGAGCGCTGCGTACAACCACTGGTCGTGCATCGAAAGGTTCGTCAGTTCGCCCGCCCACAGCCAGAATCCGACGGCGCCGAGCGCGGTGCCCAGTTTCATCGCGGGCCGCGCGCCGCGTTTGTCGAGGATGCGGCCGCCCCACTGGGACGCGATGCCGAAGCCGATGAAGAAGTAGAGAAGGAACAGCGCGGCCTGGTTCGGCGAGGCGCTCAGCGAGACCTGCGCGTACACCGAGGCGAAGAAGAACACCGGGACGAAGGCGAGCATCGCGAAGAAGAGGACGGCCGAGTCGACGCTGAACGCCTTGTCGCGGAAGACCTGGAGCTTGATGAGCGGTTCCTCGACGCGGAGTTCGTAGGCGCAGAACACGACCAGCACGGCGATGCCGCCGATGATGCAGGCCCAGGTGGCGACGCTGCCCCAGCCCCACGCGGACGCCTGCTCAAGGCCGAGCACGCTCAGCCCCATGCCGGCGGCGACGAGGACGGCGCCGGGCACGTCGAGGCGTTCGGGTCGCTTCTGGTTGGGGATACGGGCGTACGCCGTGAGGACGAGGGCGATGATCGCGACGGGCACGTTGACCCAGAAGATCGCGCGCCACGTCCAGTCGGTGAGCCAGCCACCGAGGAGCGGGCCGAGCGCGGTCAGCGCACCGGACAGACCGAAGAACAGCGCGAGGGCCCGGCCGCGCTTCTCCACCGGGAAGACCGCGACGACGACGGCGAGCGCGGCGGGGAACATCAGGGCGGCGCCCAGGCCTTGGGTGGCCCGGAAGACGATGAGCCAGCTCTGGGCGAAGCTGTCGTCGGGGACGCAGCCGCAGAGCACGGAGGAAATGACGAAGATCAGGGTGCCGATCACCATCATCCGGCGGTGGCCGAGGATGTCGGCGAGCCGGCCGCCGAGGGCGAAGAACGCGGCCAGGGACAGCAGATAGGCGTTGACGACCCATTGCACGCCCGAGGTGGAGAGGTCGAGTTCGTCCACGATGCTCGGGGCGGCGATGGCCACGATGGTCTGGTCGATGAACGTCATCGACACCGCGAACAGCATCGCGGCGAGGGCAACGGTCTGATTGGGCCCGGCGGCTCCGGAAGCGGCCGTCCCGGGCACAGAACTCCCCGTTTTGTCGCTCATGGTGGGATTCTCCCCCTCCCCGGGGTGTCCCGCACGCCCGGGGAGAGGGAGGGAACAGGGGCGACTACGAGTGCAGAGCGCGCTGCGCCTGATGCAGATTGCGCGGCTGCACGCCACCCGGGGCGCCGTACGCCTCCAGACGGGAGTGCAGTTCTCCGGTGAAGTCGGGTACGTCCGTCTGGTCGAACTCGCGGACCGTGGAGATGGCGACGGTCGCGCTGTACGGGGCGATTTGGTCGATCTTGATCAGACCGGCGCGTTCGTTGGTGACGGTGACGTTCCAGTGGGTGAACCGGGCGCCGTAGAGCGGGCCCGCGCTGGCGTCGCCGCCGTGCCGGCCGTCGTTGTTCACCGTGATCTCGGTGCGGACGTTGGCGAACGGCATCCCGCGGTGGGTGTCGAAGGTGCCCATGTCCATCCGGCCGCGCGACCAGACGTTGTAGCTGGAGAGCCCTTCGACGTTGATGCCGTGCAACTGGGTGCCGGCCGGGGCCGGGACCGTGCGCGGGGCGATGGTGAAGTCCTCGACGAGGTTGTCGTGCGAGCCCTCGCGGCAGAAGTACGGGTGGTGGGAGCCGCGGCCCTCGACCCGCGTACGGCGCAGTGTGCAGGCGGACGCGGCGACCAGGCCGAACCCGTTGTCCGCGTGACGGACCGTGATGTCGTCGGCCCAGCAGTCGTACGCGCACTGGAAGGTGACGCCGTTGTAGCCCTTGTCGAGCAGATGCGGGGACTGCGGGGTCTCCACCGCCTCCAGGGTGAGCCCCTCGACGCCCGAGTCGGTGAGCGGCGTGACCGGTGCGACGAGCCGGGGGTCCCACTCCGGGCGCAGGTCGAGCGGCAGAGGGCGCTCGAACGTGACCCTGTTCCGCTTGACCGAGGTGATGCGGACCGGCCACTCGTACGGGACGTAGCTGGTCAGCTTGGTCTTGTCGTCCCAGAAGTACGCCTCGGGGCCGGGGCCGTCGCCGGCCATGTGCTCCAGCAGCGTGTGCTGGGCGTCGTCCGCGATGCGCAGCAGGACGAGCTGGCCGCGGCGCAGTTTGCGGGTGTCGGGGACGGTCACGGTCCAGTCGCCGCGCTTGGCGGCGCGGACGGTGGCGAGGGTGCGCCACTCGTCGCGCTGGTTGCCGGTCCAGCCCTCGAAGGGCCAGTCCTTGGCCTTGATCGCATCGACGAGGCTGTCCCAACGCCCGCTCGGGCAGAGCCAGATGAGACCGCCCGCCCAGGACCAGGAGGACTTGTCGCCGCCGTAGCGACTGCCGTACGGGCCGATGAGCTCGGTGAGGTTCTTGGTGGCGAGCAGCTTGGTGCGGGTGCTGCCGGCGCCCTTGAGGACGACGTTGCTGTGGCCGATGCGGATGACGTCGTCGATGCGGTAGGTGCCGGGGGGTATGCGGACGGTGCCGCCGCCGCGCTTGCCGACGGCGGCGAGGGCGCGGTTGATGGCGGGGGCGGCGTCGGCGGAACCGTCGGGCTCGGCGCCGAAGTCGAGGACATCGACGGTTCGCGTGGGTGCGTCCTGCTTGGGTGCGTCCTGCTTGGGCGCGTGGTGGTCACCGCGGTGGCGGCCGGCGCGGCCGATGTAGGGGATCTGGGGGTGGTCGAAGGGGTTGCGGCGGTACTCGCGCCAGAGGGAGGAGGGGGCGGCGGCGGCCGGCTGGGGGTGGAGGTGGCGGGCGGCGGCGCGGGCGGTGCCGCCGAGGAGGGTGCCGCTGGTGGCACAGGCTGCTGCAACGGCGGTGGCACTGCCGAGCAGAGTGCGTCTGCTGATGGGGCGCTGACCGGTCTCCATGAGCTCGCCTTCCACGGATGTGAACCACGTTCATGTGGGTGTTGGCGGTGAGCATGCCATGGGGGTGCGGGGTGCGGAAGGGGGTGTGCGGGGGGTGTTGGTCGGGGGCTGGTGCTGTGCGGGCGCTTGAGGCGGGCCCGGGTTCTTGAGCCTCGGGTCCTTGCCGGGCGTCGGGTGCGGGGGCAGCCCGGGGGCGTCGGGTCCTTGTCCCGCGTCGGGTCCGGGGGCCCTCCGGGCTCGACTCCTCGGGGTCGGCGGCGCACAGGTCCCTTGCATCAAGCACCCAGGTTTTACCGCCGATCCCCTGCGGGGACGACCCTGCACGCCCCCTGCATGCGGTCGAGGACGCACCCCGTTGATCCGCACCCGGAAGCGAACCCGAGCCTGTCCGGGGCAGCCGATGAGATGCGGCACGAAGCTGCCGCAGGCGGCGGGCGCTTGAGCCTCGGGTCCTTGTCCCGCGTCGGGTCCGGGGGCCCTCCGGGCTCGACTCCTCGGGGTCGGCGGCATACAGGTTCCCTGCATCGAGCACCCAGGTTTTACCGCCGATCCCCTGCGGGGACGACCCTGCACGCCCCCTGCATGCGGTCGAGGACGCACCCCGTTGATCCGCACCCGGAAGCGAACCCGAGCCTGCCCGGGGCAGCAGGTGGGATGCGGCACGAAGCTGCCGCTAGGGGGCGTGGGGCGCAGCCCCGCTGAATCCCCTCTTCACCCGCACCGAACAGGTGCATGCGGCCCGGGTCCTTGTCCGACGTCGGGCGCGAGACGCACCCCGTTGCCGTGCGGGCACGCGCGACCCGAGCCGGTTCGGGGCAGTGAATGGGCGGGGGCGCGAAGCTGCCGGACCCGTACCGGACAGGTGTCGGCCGGCACTCGCGGCGCGAAGCTGGCGCGCTGAGCGGGGCGTGGGCGCCGGCCCCAAAACCCTTTGGACCGCACCCCCGTCGCGCGGGGAACTACCCCTTGCCGGTCAGGTTCGTGAACGCGTCCAGGTTGCGCGTCGACTCCCCCCGCGACACCCTCCACGCGTACTCCTTGCGGATCGCGCTCGCGAAGCCCAGCTCCAGCAGCGTGTTGAACGCGCCGTCCGACGCCTCCAGGACCGAGCCCAGGAGGCGGTCCAGTTCCTCCGGGGTGATCACGGAGAGCGGGAGCGTGCCCGTCAGGTAGATGTCGCCGAGGGTGTCGATCGCGTAGCTCACCCCGTACAGCTTCAGATTCCGTTCGAGCAGCCAGCGGTGGACCGCCGCGTCGTTCTCGTCGGGGTGGCGGATCACGAACGCGTTCACCGACAGGGCGTGCTTGCCGACCCGCAGGGAGCAGGTCGTCGACAGCTTGCGGGTGCCGGGGAGTTGGACCACGTACGTGCCGGGTGCCGGGTTCTCCCACGCGAGGTCCGCGTCGCCCAGGGTCTTCTCGATGATCTCCGCGGCCTGCCGTAGGTCAGCCATGGTGCGAGCGTACCCGCCGGCGGTGTTCGTACATCGCCGCCGTGTAGACGTCGGCCGTCGCCGATGCCGCGGTGTCCCAGCCGAAGGACTCCGCGTGGCGGGCCGCCGCCGCGCCCATGCGTCCCGCGAGGTCCTTGTCCGCCAGCAGGCGGTGCAGCGCCTGCGCGTAGTCGGCCGGGTCGTGGCCGGGGATCAGGAGGCCGGTGATCTCGTCGCGTACGGCGACCGGAAGGCCGCCGACCTCCGCCGCGATCACCGGCGTGCCGGTGGCCTGCGCCTCGATGGCGACGAGGCCGAAGGACTCGCTGTAGGAGGGCATGACCAGGGTGGACGCGGCCCGGAACCAGTCCGCGAGGGTGTCCTGGCCGACCGGCGGGTGGAAGTGGACGACGTCCGCGATGCCGAGGCGCGCGGCCAGTTTCTGGAGGCCTTCGGGCTTGGCGAGGCCGCTGCCCGAGGGGCCGCCGACGATGGGGACGTAGACCTTCGAGCGCAGCGAGGGCTCGCGGTCCAGGAGGAGTGCCACCGCGCGCAGCAGGATGTCGGGGGCCTTCAGGGGCTGGATGCGGCCCGCGAAGAGGGGGACGAAAGCGCCCTGCGGCACCCCGAGGCGGGCGCGCGCGGGTCCGCGGCCGTCCAGCGGACGGAAGCGGTCCAGGTTCACGCCGGGGTGGACGACCGCGACCTTCGCCGGGTCCGCGTCGTAGAACCGGACGAGTTCGTCCGCCTCCTCCGCGGTGTTCGCGATCAGACGGTCCGCCGCGTCGACGATCTGGGTCTCGCCGATGACGCGGGAGGCGGGCTCGGGTGTGTCGCCGTCGGCCAGCGCCGCGTTCTTGACCTTGGCCATGGTGTGCATGGCGTGCACCAGGGGGACGCCCCAGCGTTCGGCGGCGAGCCAGCCGACGTGGCCGGAGAGCCAGTAGTGGGAGTGCACGAGGTCGTAGTAGCCGGGCCGGTGACGCGCCCACGCCTGCATCACGCCGTGGGTGAAGGCACAGAGCTGGCCGGGCAGCTCCTCCTTGGCGAGCCCTTCGTAGGGGCCGGCGTCGACGTGGCGTACGAGCACACCGGGGGCGAGTTCGACGCGGGGCGCCAGTCCGCCGGTGGTGGCCCGGGTGAAGATCTCGACCTCGATGTTGATCGCGGCGAGCCGCTTGGCGAGCTCCACGATGTAGACGTTCATACCTCCCGCGTCGCCCGTCCCGGGCTGGTGCAGCGGTGAGGTGTGGACGCTGAGCATCGCGATCCGGCGCGGCTTGCGCTGGCCGCCGGGGAATCGGATGCGCGGCGTCACCAGGCTGCTGCCGAGGCGGGAGACGTACTGGCTCACGTCGGTTGTCCTCCTCGATCCGGGCACGTCAAACAGCGGGCACGGGGCCCTGCCAGCCAGCTACAACAGCGGACTCTTCTCTTCCATTTCCCGCCTCCCCCTGCTTTGCCAAATCATTACCGTCACCTCGGCGCGTATACCCTCGCTGGCATGACCCGTCCCGTCGGCACCGCGACCCGCGGGACGACCAACCCCAACCGGCTGCGCCGGATGGACCGCTGGATCGCCGCCACCCACGGCGCCGCTCTGCGCCGCAGCGAGCGGCCGGTCGCCGTCGACCTCGGATACGGCGCCGCCCCCTGGACCGCCGTCGAACTGCTCCAGCGGCTGCGTACGGCCGACCCCCGCTGCGAGGTCGTCGGCATCGAGATCGATCCGGCGCGGGTCGCGGCGGCGAAGCCGTACGAACGCGCGGGGCTCACGTTCCGGCACGGCGGCTTCGAGGTGCCGGCGGACCGGCCACCCGCGCTGATCCGCGCGGCGAACGTGCTGCGCCAGTACGACGAGGGCGAGGTCGCCGCCGTCTGGGCCCGGCTGTGCGCGCGCCTCGCGCCCGGCGGTCTGCTCGTCGAGGGCACCTGCGACGAGATCGGACGGCGGCACGTGTGGGTGGCGCTCGGCCCCGAAGGGCCGCGGACGGTCACCTTCGCGGCCCGGCTGGCCTCCTTGGAGCGCCCCTCGGACCTGGCGGAGCGCCTCCCCAAGGCCCTGATCCACCGCAATGTGCCGGGCGAGCCGGTCCACGCCTTCCTGCGCGACTTCGACCGCGCCTGGGCGGCCGCCGCTCCCTACGCCTCGCTCGGCGCGCGGCAGCGCTGGGCCAGGGCGGTGGGTGAACTGGCGTCCGACTGGCCGCTGTCACAGGACCGGCGGCGGTGGCGGCAGGGGGAAGTCACGGTGAACTGGGCGGCACTGGCACCCAATTCCGGGTGAAACCTGCGCCCGCGGGGAACGCGCGCACCTGATCGTTCGTCCCTGTGAAGTGGGTGTGATCTCCCGAATGGCTCTGTCGCTTTGACGGAGGCCGTGGCACCATCGCGACATCACGCACCAAGTTACTGACGGTAAATCAGGTTTCCTGGCCTACGCCCGGGTTACGGAGGGGAAGTCGTGAACCGACGCCACTGTGCCACTGCCGCGATCACTCTGGTCTGCGCTCTGACCGTGCTGGCGTCATCAGGACAGGCTTTCGCCGCCACCGCCGCGCCCGAACCGCCGCCCTCCGCCGGCGCGCCGGCCGTGCCGAAGAAGACGCTGGAGCAGGTCCGCCTCGAACTCGACACCCTCTACCGGCAGGCGGCGTCCGCGGCGGACGCGTACAAACTCGCCGAGGAGAAGGCCGAGAAGCAGTCGGCCGAGATCGTCAGGCTGGCCCAGGAGACCGTCAAGGTCCAGGCGCGCGTCGACGACCTGAAGAACCGCGCCGGCGCGGCCGCCCGCGCGCAGTACCAGGGCGGCGGGCTGCCGGCCGAGGCGCAGTTGGTCCTCACGGACGACCCGGGCCTCTTCCTCGACGGCATGGGCCGGATCCGGCAGAGCCAGAAGGCGACCAAGGACCTTCTCGGCGAACTGACCCGGGCACAGGCCGATTTGGCCGCGTACTCGAAGGACGCCAGCGCCCACTGGAAGACGCTGGAGGCGCACCGCGTCAAGCAGGCCGCCGCCAAGAAGAAGATCGACGGCAAGATCGCGGCGGCCAAGAAGATAGAGGACCTGCTGGAGAAGGAGGAGCGCGCGCGCCTTCTCGAGCTGGAACGGCAGGCGGAGTACAAGGCGCAGACCACCTGGCTGAGTTCGGGCGTGCTCAAGGGAATCGGCGGCGCGGCGACCCAACAGGGCAAGAAGGCGGTGCGGTTCGCCACCGCCCAGATCGGCAAGCCGTACGTCTGGGGCGCCGAGGGCCCGGGTTCGTTCGACTGCTCGGGACTCACCTCGCAAGCGTGGTCGGCGGCCGGCCGGGGCATCCCGCGCACCTCGCAGGAGCAGTGGCGGCTGCTGCCGCGGATCGACATCAAGGACATGCGGCCCGGCGATCTGATCATCTACCACGCCGACGCCAGCCATGTCGGGATGTACATCGGCGACGGCGCGATCGTGCACGCCCCGCGCCCCGGGCGGAATGTGACCCTCGCGGGGGCGGGTTCGATGAAGATTCTCGGAGTCGTACGCCCCGACAAGTGAGCACTCGCGGCCGCGTTGCGCCCCGGCACTTGAGCACGTGACCTGCGCCACCACCGGGCCCATGGGGCCAACAGGCCCGTCGATCATGCCCAGGGCGTGATGTTCGTCATGGCCCCGGCGTCAACTACCTCCCCATGCGCGGCATATGCCACCGGCTCTATGTCCTTCGCCATTCCGCTACGGCCGGGGCTACCGCTATGGTCCCCGTCGGGCGGGACGTCGATCGTCGTCCTGCCGCGCCCTCGGGGGGAGGGAAGGAAACCGAGTCAATGCCCGTACCCGTACCGCGACAGAGGAACGTCCCCGTCGCGGAGACCGCGCACGGCGGCGCCGCCGGCGGCGCCGGAGTCGTCGGCCGCCGCGCCGACGGCGGCCTCGGCGGCTCCACAGGCGTACCCGGTGGCGGCAGCGGCGTCAGCGGCGGCGACCTCACGCTCCTGGTGATCGAGGACGACCCTGCGGGCTCCTTCTCCGTACCCGAGCTGCCCGACACGGCCGGCGCCCGCGTCAAGGTCCGCAGCGCGCGCAACCTCACCGAGGCCGCACGCCTGCTCACCGACGACGTCCACTGCATCCTGGTCGACCTCGCCCTGCCCGGCACCGGCGACGAGCCGCTCTCGCCGCTGAAGCACGTCCTGCGGCTCGCGCCGCGCCACGCGGTCCTCGCCCTGACGACGTCGGGCGACGCCCAGCGCGCGGCCGAGGCGGTGCAGCTGGGTGCCCAGGACCATCTCTTCCGCGACGAGCTCGACGCCCGGCTGCTCAGCCGGGCCGTGCGGTACGCGGTGGAGCGCAAGCGCGCCGACACCGCCCAGATGAAGCTCGCCGAGTCCCGGCTGCGCGCGCAGGAGAACGCCCGGCTGGAGCGCGGTCTGCTGCCCACTCCCCTGCTGGAGGGCTCGAACCTGCGGTTCGCCGCCCGCTACCGCCCCGGCCGTTCCCGGGCCCTGCTCGGCGGTGACTTCTACGACACCGTCCGCACCCCGGACGGCACGGTCCACGCGATGATCGGCGACGTCTGCGGGCACGGCCCGGACGAGGCGGCCCTCGGTGTGGAGCTGCGCATCGCCTGGCGTGCGCTGACCTTCGCGGGTCTGTGCGGGGACGAGCTGCTCTCGACGATGCAGCAGGTGCTGGAGCACGAGCGGGAGAGCGACGAGATCTTCGCGACGCTGTGCACGGTCGACATCGCCCCCGACGGCCGTCGGGCCGGACTGTGCCTGGCGGGCCATCCGTCGCCGCTGATCGCCCGCAAGGGCAAGGCCGCGCAGCTGCTGCCGTACGAGAACGGCGGCCCGGCGCTCGGTCTGCTGCCGCGCGCCCGCTGGCCGCGCCGCCAGGTGGAGCTGGGCGGCGCGTGGAGCCTGATGATGTACACGGACGGGCTGATCGAGGGCCGGGCCGGGCCGGGCGAGAAACAGCGCCTCGGCCAGGAGGGCATGCTCGACATGATCAACCGGCAGCTGGGCGAGGGGCTCGAGGGCGAGGCGCTGCTGGAGTCGGCGGTGTCGGAGGTGCGCGACCTGAACGGCGGCGACCTCACGGACGATGTGGCGGTCCTGCTGCTGAGCAGGGACCGGCAGACGGCCTGAGCCGTCGCGCGGCGGGCTGCGACGGGGCTTCGGCTGCCCCGCGCGCTACCTGCCGCCGTTGTACGGGCCGTACGGGCCGTCGCTGCTGGAGCCGCCCCTTCGGCCGCCCCCGGACACCTGCGCGAGCGCGGGGCGCACGTCGACGAAGAAGACGATGCTGGCGATCAGTCCGGCGATCGACAGGAACAGCACGGACACGAACAGGTTCACCGCGACCGTGATGCCCAGGATGATCAGCCAGAAGTTCTTCGTCTGCTTGTCGGCGGCGGTGTAGGCGTCCTTGCGGGCCAGCGCGGCCATGATCAGAGCGGTCACCGAGGTGACCAGGAAGACCAGGTCCAGCACCAGCCAGAGTGTGAAGTCGAATCCCGCGCGCAACATGGAGTACCGCCTCGTGAGTCGTTAGGAGCGCCTCGCCGCCAAAGCTATCGGGAGAACGGGCCGGACACCTCAATGGTGCCCGGCCCGTTTTCTCCGTACGCCGTTGCCGGCGCTGTGCTACTTGGCCGGCGGCGTGGCCGTCTTCTTCGGCGCGGGCTTGCGCGGGCCGGTCTTCTTGGCGGCCTGGGCCGGCGGAACGGCCGCGGCGACCGGGGTGGACTTCGCCCCGGCCGGCTTCGCGGCCTTCGGCTCCGGGTCCGGCTCGACGGCGACGGCGATCTCGTTGATCTCCTCGGCCGCCTCGCCACGCCAGGTCTTCACGGTCTGCTCGCCGTGCTCGGCGACCTTCTCGTACGCCTCGCGGGCCTTGACGGCGTACTCGGCGGCGACGCCGACGCTGCGCAGGGCCAGGTCCTGGGCGCTCTCGCCCAGCTTCTTCAGGTCGGCGTCGAAGGTGCCGAGCACCTCGGTGACCTTGGCCTGGACGGTCGCCTGGGCCTCCTTGGCCTGGACGGAGACCTTCTCCTGGACAGCCTTGGGGTCGGTGTTGCGCACGGCCTCGATGCGGCTCGGCGCCTCGGCGCGGAGCTGCTCGAGCAGCGCGGGGACCTTCTTCGCCTGCTGGACGGCGAGGTCGGCCGTGCCGGCCGCGAAGTAGAGGGGGGTCGGGTCGGTGAGGGTCTTGCGCAGGTCATCGGTGATGGCCATGACTGTGGTCCTCCCGGAACGCAGATCAGTGTGAGGGTGGGTCGGCAACACTGCCGTCGGCCGTGCGGGGCCCTTCAACGTCGGTGTCCTCCGTGACCGCGCCGTCCTCGGTCTCGAATCCGTTCTCCTTGCGGAAGGACTCGTAGATCTGGAGCAGTACGGCCTTCTGGCGCTCGTTGATCGAGGGGTCGGCCAGGATGACGGCACGCGTCTCCAGCTCATCCCGATCCCGCTCATCGAGAATCCCGGCCCGCACGTACAGCGTCTCGGCGGAGATCCGCAGGGCCTTGGCGACCTGCTGCAGTACCTCCGCGCTCGGCTTGCGCAGCCCGCGCTCGATCTGGCTCAGATACGGATTGGACACCCCGGCGGCATCGGCGAGCTGCCGCAGGGAGAGCTGCGCCGTGCGCCGCTGCTCCCGCAGGTACTCACCGAGACTGCCGACGTTGAGTGATGCCATGCTTCCGATGGTGCACAGTCGCGCTAACTATTGCAAGCA is a genomic window containing:
- a CDS encoding C40 family peptidase; protein product: MNRRHCATAAITLVCALTVLASSGQAFAATAAPEPPPSAGAPAVPKKTLEQVRLELDTLYRQAASAADAYKLAEEKAEKQSAEIVRLAQETVKVQARVDDLKNRAGAAARAQYQGGGLPAEAQLVLTDDPGLFLDGMGRIRQSQKATKDLLGELTRAQADLAAYSKDASAHWKTLEAHRVKQAAAKKKIDGKIAAAKKIEDLLEKEERARLLELERQAEYKAQTTWLSSGVLKGIGGAATQQGKKAVRFATAQIGKPYVWGAEGPGSFDCSGLTSQAWSAAGRGIPRTSQEQWRLLPRIDIKDMRPGDLIIYHADASHVGMYIGDGAIVHAPRPGRNVTLAGAGSMKILGVVRPDK
- a CDS encoding PP2C family protein-serine/threonine phosphatase is translated as MPVPVPRQRNVPVAETAHGGAAGGAGVVGRRADGGLGGSTGVPGGGSGVSGGDLTLLVIEDDPAGSFSVPELPDTAGARVKVRSARNLTEAARLLTDDVHCILVDLALPGTGDEPLSPLKHVLRLAPRHAVLALTTSGDAQRAAEAVQLGAQDHLFRDELDARLLSRAVRYAVERKRADTAQMKLAESRLRAQENARLERGLLPTPLLEGSNLRFAARYRPGRSRALLGGDFYDTVRTPDGTVHAMIGDVCGHGPDEAALGVELRIAWRALTFAGLCGDELLSTMQQVLEHERESDEIFATLCTVDIAPDGRRAGLCLAGHPSPLIARKGKAAQLLPYENGGPALGLLPRARWPRRQVELGGAWSLMMYTDGLIEGRAGPGEKQRLGQEGMLDMINRQLGEGLEGEALLESAVSEVRDLNGGDLTDDVAVLLLSRDRQTA
- a CDS encoding DUF2516 family protein yields the protein MLRAGFDFTLWLVLDLVFLVTSVTALIMAALARKDAYTAADKQTKNFWLIILGITVAVNLFVSVLFLSIAGLIASIVFFVDVRPALAQVSGGGRRGGSSSDGPYGPYNGGR
- a CDS encoding helix-turn-helix domain-containing protein is translated as MASLNVGSLGEYLREQRRTAQLSLRQLADAAGVSNPYLSQIERGLRKPSAEVLQQVAKALRISAETLYVRAGILDERDRDELETRAVILADPSINERQKAVLLQIYESFRKENGFETEDGAVTEDTDVEGPRTADGSVADPPSH